In Campylobacter vulpis, a genomic segment contains:
- the polA gene encoding DNA polymerase I yields MKTLTIIDTFGFFFRLFYALKNFQNSKGEPSGMISGFANFIYSLENEYKSDYIIFALDSKGKTFRSEIDPNYKTNRTPPPPELLAQIPICIEMIEKMGFVSISKEYYEADDIIASVVKTCKDKDIFVRIITQDKDLYQLIEDGKVSIYSPISKNDYDEVACLEKYGVKPSQIKDFLALCGDSADNIPGVKGIGAKGAKSLLDEFGSIEEIYENLSLVRNERSKNLLLEGKENAFLSKKLASLYENLDLGNLIEKSIYHQKEPLLKVLEYLERFELNSLLKKLKTNPQNRNQNLGFKTTLILDENTLFKKLESFENESIIAFDTETTGLNVREAKIVGFSFCVSENEAFYVPLNHTYLAVPSQISMQTAKRALEQIYSHFIVGHNLKYDFAIIENNFNLTPPKKYADTMILAWLYNPTLRVNMDDLALRLFDYKTLHFESVVKKGENFASVELEKACKYAAEDAYITLRFYLYFLKNLEPTLLKLAFESEFNFIEVLRKMEQNGIKLETQKLQNLMQEFEKEIKLLSEEIYTLCDDKFNLNSPKQVGDVLFEKLKLPSAKKTKTGYSTDEKVLESLTDKHPVVSKILAYRELAKLYSTYCEPLLKLALKDENSRIYSSFLQTGTATGRLSSKEPNLQNIPAHGQYAKDYKSCFIAQEGFSFISLDYSQIELRMLAHFSEDEKLLEAFKNDEDIHSRTAIMIFGESNYETRNIAKSINFGLIYGMGYKTLSQNLKIEASLAKSYIEKYFANFTSIKSFFEKVKNEAKANGYISTLSGRKRYFDFTNAKPMQIAMYERESINSILQGSAADIIKLAMLELYKELDIDKRLILQIHDELIFEVKDELCENFEKRARDIMENIVKLKVNLKTSSSIAKNWGALK; encoded by the coding sequence TATAAAACAAATCGCACTCCTCCCCCACCTGAGCTTTTGGCTCAAATTCCTATTTGCATTGAAATGATAGAAAAAATGGGCTTTGTAAGCATTTCTAAAGAATATTATGAAGCCGATGACATCATTGCTTCTGTGGTAAAAACCTGCAAGGATAAAGACATTTTCGTGCGTATCATTACGCAAGATAAAGACCTTTACCAGCTTATTGAGGACGGGAAAGTTAGTATTTATAGTCCCATTTCTAAAAATGACTATGATGAAGTAGCTTGTTTGGAAAAATACGGCGTCAAACCCTCGCAAATCAAAGATTTCTTAGCCCTTTGTGGCGATAGTGCGGATAATATCCCGGGCGTTAAGGGCATAGGTGCTAAAGGCGCTAAGAGTTTGCTTGATGAATTTGGTAGCATTGAAGAAATTTATGAAAATTTAAGTCTTGTTCGTAATGAAAGAAGTAAAAACTTGCTCTTAGAGGGCAAAGAAAATGCCTTTTTGAGTAAAAAACTCGCTAGTTTGTATGAAAATTTAGATTTAGGGAATTTGATAGAAAAAAGCATTTATCATCAAAAAGAGCCTCTCTTAAAAGTGCTTGAATATTTAGAGCGTTTTGAGCTAAACTCCTTGCTTAAAAAACTAAAAACAAATCCTCAAAATCGCAATCAAAATTTAGGTTTTAAAACAACCTTAATCCTTGATGAAAATACTCTTTTTAAGAAACTTGAAAGCTTTGAAAACGAAAGCATTATAGCTTTTGATACTGAGACAACAGGACTTAATGTAAGGGAAGCTAAAATCGTAGGTTTTAGCTTTTGTGTGAGTGAAAATGAAGCCTTTTATGTGCCGTTAAATCATACTTATTTAGCAGTGCCTAGCCAAATTTCAATGCAAACGGCAAAAAGAGCTTTGGAGCAAATCTATTCCCATTTCATCGTAGGGCATAATTTAAAATACGATTTTGCCATAATCGAAAATAATTTTAATCTCACTCCTCCTAAAAAATACGCCGATACGATGATTTTAGCGTGGCTTTACAATCCAACTTTACGTGTTAATATGGACGATTTAGCCTTAAGACTTTTTGATTATAAGACCCTACATTTTGAAAGCGTGGTAAAAAAAGGAGAAAATTTCGCCAGTGTAGAGCTTGAAAAAGCTTGCAAATATGCTGCTGAAGATGCTTATATCACTTTAAGATTTTATTTGTATTTTTTAAAAAATTTAGAACCAACTTTGCTAAAACTTGCTTTTGAGAGTGAATTTAATTTTATAGAAGTTTTAAGAAAAATGGAACAAAATGGCATTAAATTAGAAACGCAAAAACTTCAAAATTTAATGCAAGAATTCGAAAAAGAAATCAAGCTTTTAAGTGAAGAAATTTACACACTTTGCGATGATAAATTTAATCTTAATTCCCCAAAGCAAGTAGGCGATGTGCTTTTTGAAAAACTTAAACTCCCTAGTGCCAAAAAGACAAAAACGGGTTATTCTACTGATGAAAAAGTGCTAGAAAGTCTGACAGATAAACATCCTGTTGTGAGTAAAATTCTAGCTTATAGAGAGCTTGCCAAGCTTTACTCGACCTATTGTGAGCCCTTATTAAAACTTGCTTTAAAAGATGAAAATTCGCGTATTTATTCAAGTTTTTTACAAACAGGCACAGCCACAGGGCGTTTATCCTCAAAAGAGCCAAATTTGCAAAATATCCCCGCACACGGACAATATGCTAAGGACTATAAATCTTGCTTTATAGCACAGGAGGGCTTTAGCTTTATCAGTCTTGATTATTCCCAAATAGAACTTAGAATGTTAGCACACTTTAGTGAAGATGAAAAACTTTTAGAAGCCTTTAAAAACGATGAAGATATACACTCAAGAACGGCTATAATGATTTTTGGTGAGAGCAATTATGAAACAAGAAACATTGCTAAAAGTATCAATTTTGGACTTATTTATGGTATGGGCTATAAAACCTTAAGCCAAAATTTAAAGATAGAGGCAAGTTTAGCAAAAAGCTATATAGAAAAGTATTTTGCGAATTTCACAAGCATTAAAAGCTTTTTTGAAAAAGTGAAAAATGAAGCAAAAGCTAATGGTTACATCAGCACTTTAAGCGGTAGAAAGCGTTATTTTGACTTTACCAACGCAAAACCTATGCAAATAGCAATGTATGAAAGAGAGAGCATTAACTCCATACTTCAAGGCTCTGCCGCTGATATTATCAAGCTTGCTATGCTAGAACTTTATAAGGAGCTTGACATAGATAAAAGACTTATTTTACAAATTCACGATGAGCTAATTTTCGAAGTTAAAGATGAGTTATGTGAAAATTTTGAAAAAAGAGCTAGAGATATTATGGAAAATATAGTAAAATTAAAAGTTAATTTAAAAACAAGTTCAAGTATTGCTAAAAACTGGGGCGCTTTAAAATGA
- the motA gene encoding flagellar motor stator protein MotA, whose product MDLTTILGMVLAVTSISVGDILEGGNPLHVLHFSSFLIVMPTAAFCAMTATHKKIVKAAYKELKIVFKGSGVNLPERIAQLIEFAIIARRDGLLALESRTNEIENEFLKNAMMMLVDGKSFEEIHESMEIQTEQLEEHYKECAEYWIVFGETCPTMGLVGAVFGLILALKLLDNPQAMAAGISGAFTATVTGIFGAYALFAPWGRKMKANGMDFVKEQVVITEAIKGIAEGANPRDLEVKLFNFLSHDDPRISQFDKG is encoded by the coding sequence ATGGATTTAACGACCATACTTGGAATGGTGCTAGCTGTTACTAGTATCTCTGTGGGAGACATTTTAGAAGGGGGAAATCCTCTGCATGTCTTGCACTTTTCATCATTTCTTATCGTGATGCCAACGGCAGCTTTTTGTGCTATGACGGCTACACATAAAAAAATTGTGAAAGCCGCTTATAAAGAGTTAAAAATCGTTTTTAAGGGATCAGGGGTGAATTTGCCAGAACGCATCGCACAACTTATAGAATTTGCTATTATCGCGCGTAGAGATGGGCTTTTAGCTCTAGAATCAAGAACAAATGAAATTGAAAATGAATTTTTAAAAAATGCTATGATGATGTTAGTCGATGGTAAAAGCTTTGAAGAAATTCACGAAAGTATGGAGATTCAAACCGAACAATTGGAAGAGCATTATAAAGAATGTGCGGAATATTGGATAGTCTTTGGGGAAACCTGCCCTACAATGGGACTTGTTGGGGCTGTGTTTGGACTTATTCTTGCGTTAAAACTTTTGGATAATCCTCAAGCTATGGCTGCTGGGATTTCTGGTGCATTTACCGCTACGGTAACGGGGATTTTTGGAGCTTATGCACTTTTTGCACCCTGGGGAAGAAAGATGAAAGCTAACGGAATGGATTTTGTCAAAGAACAAGTTGTCATTACTGAAGCGATTAAAGGTATTGCAGAAGGGGCAAATCCTAGAGATTTAGAAGTGAAACTTTTTAATTTCTTAAGCCACGACGACCCAAGAATTTCACAATTTGACAAAGGGTAA